One window of Deltaproteobacteria bacterium genomic DNA carries:
- the lepA gene encoding translation elongation factor 4: MNIERIRNFAIIAHIDHGKSTLADRLIEHTHALSKREMKEQILDTLEVERLHGITIKSQPVRLNYNEYILNMIDTPGHVDFSYEVSRSLSACEGALLVVDASQGVEAQTIAHSYLAVENNLKIIPIINKIDLPTADVEKTKTEIKEAIGTSIEDAILISAKLDLGIDKVLESIIEKIPHPEGKEKPLKALIIDSWYDNYKGIVCLVRVFDGKIKTGENIMMYSTKKTYEVTECGVFAPKINILDELSTGSVGYMVCGIKNIQEALVGDTITNIEEPANTPISGFKKSKPCVFAGIYPTEPKDFPEFKKALEKLQLNDAALILKADSSTALGYGFRCGFLGLLHLNITKERLETEFGLDIVAAAATVVYRIKTKEEKIIDISNPAHFPDNALSVWEPYVSAEIITPTEFLGNIMKLLKEKRGIQKGMTYISFDRVIIKVLLPFSEMITDFHERLQSYTKGHGSFDYEFEEYKPSDVVRLNILINGKSVDALSIIIYREKAYLHARKMLQNLRKLIPRQLFEVRLQATIGKKIIAKEEIKPLRKNVTAKCYGGDITRKMKLLEKQKAGKKRMKEIGNVKIAKEAFSQVLGMQGK; the protein is encoded by the coding sequence GTGAATATAGAAAGAATAAGGAATTTCGCTATTATCGCTCACATTGATCATGGCAAATCTACACTCGCTGACAGGCTGATTGAACATACCCATGCTTTATCCAAGAGAGAGATGAAAGAACAAATCCTGGACACCTTAGAAGTAGAAAGACTGCACGGCATTACGATAAAATCACAACCAGTAAGACTTAATTACAATGAATATATTTTAAATATGATTGATACCCCAGGACATGTAGATTTCTCCTATGAGGTTTCCAGAAGCCTTTCTGCTTGTGAGGGGGCATTGTTAGTTGTAGATGCTTCTCAAGGAGTGGAAGCACAAACCATCGCTCATTCTTATTTAGCTGTTGAAAACAATCTAAAGATTATCCCTATTATCAATAAGATAGACCTTCCCACGGCAGATGTGGAAAAAACAAAAACTGAAATTAAAGAAGCAATAGGAACTAGTATAGAAGATGCAATTCTTATTTCTGCAAAACTCGATTTGGGTATAGATAAAGTTTTAGAGTCAATTATAGAGAAAATACCTCATCCAGAAGGAAAGGAAAAGCCTCTAAAAGCACTGATTATAGATTCCTGGTATGATAACTATAAAGGTATAGTATGCCTGGTAAGAGTCTTTGACGGAAAGATTAAAACCGGTGAAAATATCATGATGTATTCCACGAAAAAAACATATGAAGTAACGGAATGTGGAGTATTTGCACCTAAGATAAATATATTAGACGAACTTTCCACAGGTTCAGTAGGCTATATGGTTTGTGGAATTAAAAACATACAAGAGGCATTGGTAGGTGATACTATAACAAATATTGAAGAGCCAGCAAACACTCCTATCTCCGGTTTTAAAAAATCTAAACCATGCGTTTTTGCGGGTATATACCCTACAGAGCCCAAAGATTTTCCAGAATTTAAAAAAGCCTTAGAAAAATTACAGTTGAATGATGCAGCACTGATTCTCAAGGCAGATTCATCAACCGCATTGGGTTATGGTTTCAGATGTGGTTTCCTAGGTCTTTTACACCTGAACATTACAAAAGAACGGTTGGAAACAGAATTTGGATTAGACATAGTGGCAGCCGCAGCTACTGTAGTTTACCGCATAAAAACAAAAGAAGAAAAAATAATAGACATTTCTAACCCTGCACATTTTCCAGACAATGCTTTGTCAGTATGGGAACCCTATGTCTCTGCAGAAATAATAACACCAACGGAATTTTTGGGCAACATAATGAAACTTCTAAAGGAAAAGCGGGGAATACAAAAAGGGATGACATACATATCTTTTGACAGGGTAATCATAAAAGTTCTTCTTCCATTCAGCGAGATGATTACAGATTTCCACGAGCGGCTACAATCATATACTAAGGGTCACGGTTCTTTTGATTATGAGTTTGAAGAATATAAACCCTCTGATGTAGTAAGGTTAAACATATTAATCAATGGAAAGTCGGTAGATGCACTCAGTATTATTATATACAGAGAAAAAGCTTATTTACATGCTAGAAAAATGTTGCAGAACCTGCGCAAGTTAATCCCTCGTCAATTATTTGAAGTGCGCCTGCAGGCAACCATAGGAAAAAAGATCATCGCCAAAGAAGAGATAAAACCATTACGGAAAAATGTTACGGCAAAATGTTACGGAGGTGACATAACAAGAAAGATGAAACTATTAGAAAAACAAAAAGCAGGAAAAAAACGCATGAAAGAAATAGGAAATGTAAAAATAGCTAAAGAGGCATTCTCTCAGGTTTTAGGGATGCAAGGCAAATGA